A window from Roseburia sp. 499 encodes these proteins:
- the accA gene encoding acetyl-CoA carboxylase carboxyl transferase subunit alpha, whose amino-acid sequence MLKFKKTNYIAVQGNEPQVPEGLWIKCDACGEMLYKEDVKSNRYICYKCGKYFRLTTKKRLQMVADKGSYEKWEEGLENGNPLDYPDYQEKITSLKERLKIDEAVTCGKCTIHGEEAVVCVCDGRFLMGSMGYVVGEKITRAVERATSEQLPVIIFTCSGGARMQEGMVSLMQMAKTSAAFKRHSEAGLLYISVLTDPTTGGVTASFAMLGDIILAEPGALVGFAGPRVIEQTIRQKLPEGFQRAEFLLEHGLIDGIVEREELKDTLARLIVMHRPVEKKEALIPNKRKEVEKEEIQENVTAWDRVLRARAADRPVAMDYIQEIFTDFMEFHGDRHCGDDGAVVGGIAYLDGCPVTVIGQQKGKNTKENLVRNFGMMSPEGYRKALRLMKQAEKFNRPIICFVDTPGAFCGMEAEERGQGEAIARNLFEMSDLTVPVLSIVIGEGGSGGALALAVGNEVWMMENATYTILSPEGFASILWKDASKAPKAAEVMRVTAKDLKELGIIEKIISEPEPANPKNVEQIAGEMQEEIRRFLHKYLDMGKEELANQRYERFRKM is encoded by the coding sequence ATGCTGAAATTTAAGAAAACCAACTATATTGCAGTACAGGGGAATGAACCTCAGGTACCGGAAGGACTATGGATAAAATGTGATGCGTGCGGGGAAATGCTTTATAAGGAAGATGTAAAGTCAAACCGCTATATTTGTTATAAGTGCGGAAAATATTTCCGTCTTACAACGAAAAAACGTCTTCAGATGGTGGCAGACAAAGGAAGTTATGAAAAATGGGAGGAAGGCTTGGAAAATGGGAATCCGTTAGATTATCCGGATTATCAAGAAAAAATAACAAGTCTGAAGGAAAGGTTAAAAATAGATGAAGCAGTTACTTGTGGAAAATGTACGATTCATGGGGAAGAAGCAGTAGTATGCGTTTGTGATGGAAGATTTCTAATGGGAAGCATGGGTTATGTGGTCGGAGAGAAAATCACAAGAGCAGTAGAACGTGCAACTAGCGAGCAACTGCCGGTTATTATATTTACCTGTTCCGGTGGGGCAAGAATGCAAGAAGGAATGGTATCGTTGATGCAGATGGCAAAAACTTCAGCGGCATTCAAACGCCATTCAGAAGCAGGGCTTTTGTATATTTCTGTTTTAACAGATCCAACTACTGGAGGAGTAACTGCAAGCTTTGCTATGTTGGGAGATATTATTCTGGCAGAGCCGGGAGCATTGGTTGGTTTTGCAGGACCGAGAGTGATTGAACAGACCATTCGTCAAAAATTACCGGAAGGATTCCAGCGAGCAGAATTTTTGCTGGAACATGGGTTGATTGATGGTATTGTGGAAAGAGAAGAACTGAAAGACACTCTGGCAAGATTGATTGTAATGCATCGTCCGGTAGAAAAAAAGGAAGCATTGATTCCGAATAAGCGAAAAGAAGTGGAGAAGGAAGAAATTCAGGAAAATGTAACTGCTTGGGATAGAGTGCTTCGTGCAAGAGCAGCTGATAGACCAGTTGCAATGGATTATATTCAGGAAATTTTTACAGACTTTATGGAATTTCATGGGGACCGTCATTGTGGGGATGATGGTGCTGTAGTGGGCGGAATTGCTTATCTGGATGGTTGTCCGGTTACTGTAATTGGACAGCAGAAGGGAAAGAATACTAAGGAGAATCTGGTGCGTAATTTCGGTATGATGTCACCGGAAGGATATCGTAAGGCATTGCGTCTTATGAAACAGGCAGAAAAGTTCAATCGCCCAATTATTTGTTTTGTGGATACACCGGGAGCTTTTTGCGGTATGGAGGCAGAAGAGCGCGGACAGGGTGAGGCAATTGCCAGAAACCTGTTTGAAATGTCAGATTTGACCGTGCCTGTTTTAAGTATTGTTATAGGTGAAGGTGGAAGTGGTGGAGCTCTTGCACTGGCGGTTGGAAATGAAGTATGGATGATGGAAAATGCGACCTATACGATTCTGTCACCGGAAGGATTTGCTTCTATTTTGTGGAAGGATGCTTCGAAAGCACCAAAAGCGGCTGAAGTTATGCGAGTGACTGCAAAGGATTTAAAGGAGCTGGGAATTATTGAAAAAATTATTTCAGAGCCGGAACCGGCAAATCCAAAGAATGTAGAACAGATTGCAGGAGAAATGCAGGAGGAAATTCGTAGATTCCTTCACAAATATCTGGATATGGGGAAAGAGGAGCTTGCAAATCAACGTTATGAAAGATTCCGTAAAATGTAG
- a CDS encoding NAD(P)H-dependent flavin oxidoreductase — protein MSKLVIRDLAAKIPVIQGGMGVGVSLSKLAGNVAKCGGIGIISTAQIGYQEEGFDEHPIETNMKAIEKHIKKAKEIAKGGIVGVNIMVATKRYEEYVKAAVKAGVDLIISGAGLPTRLPEFVAKSKTKIAPIVSSIKSAKVICKLWDRKYQRCPDMVVVEGPKAGGHLGFSYEELKEITSEKYAEEIKGIIQVVKEYGEKYNYHIPVVAAGGIYDVEDMKRTMELGVDGVQVATRFVTTYECDASEAYKQAYIDAQKEDIEIVKSPVGMPGRAIRNEFIEKTEHEPAKITKCHQCLEHCKQKDIPYCITDALINAVKGKVSEGLIFCGENAWRAKKLEHVSDIMEEFGSYMMV, from the coding sequence ATGAGTAAGTTGGTAATCAGAGATTTAGCGGCAAAAATCCCTGTAATACAGGGTGGAATGGGTGTAGGAGTGAGTTTGTCGAAACTAGCGGGAAATGTGGCAAAATGCGGAGGAATTGGTATTATTTCCACAGCCCAGATTGGTTATCAGGAAGAGGGATTTGATGAGCATCCCATAGAGACAAATATGAAAGCAATAGAAAAACATATAAAGAAGGCAAAAGAAATTGCCAAGGGTGGTATCGTGGGCGTGAATATTATGGTAGCAACCAAGCGGTATGAAGAGTATGTGAAAGCAGCAGTGAAAGCAGGAGTAGACTTAATTATTTCCGGAGCAGGGCTTCCAACACGACTACCGGAATTTGTTGCAAAATCCAAAACAAAAATTGCTCCTATTGTATCCTCTATAAAATCAGCAAAGGTCATATGTAAGTTATGGGACCGTAAGTATCAACGCTGTCCGGATATGGTTGTTGTTGAGGGACCGAAAGCAGGTGGACACTTAGGATTTTCTTATGAAGAGTTAAAAGAGATTACTTCGGAAAAATATGCGGAAGAAATCAAAGGAATCATTCAAGTAGTAAAGGAATATGGCGAAAAATATAATTACCATATTCCGGTAGTAGCTGCAGGTGGCATTTACGATGTGGAAGATATGAAGCGTACGATGGAACTTGGAGTAGATGGTGTACAAGTGGCAACACGATTTGTCACTACTTATGAGTGCGATGCAAGTGAAGCATACAAACAGGCTTATATTGATGCTCAAAAAGAAGATATAGAGATTGTAAAAAGTCCGGTAGGAATGCCGGGAAGAGCCATTCGTAATGAATTTATTGAAAAAACAGAACATGAGCCGGCAAAAATCACAAAATGCCATCAGTGTTTAGAACATTGTAAACAGAAGGATATTCCTTACTGTATCACAGATGCATTGATTAATGCAGTGAAAGGAAAAGTGTCGGAAGGACTAATTTTTTGTGGTGAGAATGCATGGAGAGCCAAGAAACTGGAACATGTTTCAGATATTATGGAAGAATTTGGCAGTTACATGATGGTATAG
- a CDS encoding alpha-amylase family glycosyl hydrolase produces the protein MKFQICTGKYETFGVTKEKDILSFSLQAGEKATCNLLLYPKGEEKAHRIPMQRNKTYHTVYTVGIHGLDWQEYDYNFEIDGKEETDPYARRIIGREVWAEEERRPEEEKKENFVPEKIKRQREQLKRQKQKKIKSGFYFSNYNWKNDKNPEIKKEDMVIYKLHARGFTMGMKTENSQKGTFGMIERKLNYLKDLGVTSLLFLPVYEFEEFLQLDKSKREEHPANLVNYWGYTAGSYFAPKASYLGKENGPDALKRLIYKMHQMDMEFMAEFYFDKKINPYLIIEVIRYWKREYHVDGFRIISSYPVAELLAQDALLSGCKLFYEGFSEELASSQSRLGPELFSYNDAFMYPVRRLLNHQGGNIYEFSCQMKRQQEHQGFVNFVAENNGFTLWDVFSYGRKHNEENLEENRDGSDWNYSSNSGQEGIVKKREIIRLREQKVRNALAATVFSQGIPLIWMGDECENTQNGNNNAYCQDNEVGWKDWKNTKSSREMIAYLKTILELRKNYPVLRSPNPYQMMDYEKKGYPDLSYHSEDGWQIDFERNRGFIGMFYCGVYAGEEHLYVAYNFQNEPQKMALPREISWEIIFGTGREESEKKIVTGEVVAEANTILLLRGREKSRKERIEKNGKKRNRN, from the coding sequence ATGAAATTTCAAATCTGTACCGGAAAGTATGAAACATTCGGCGTAACAAAAGAGAAGGACATCCTTTCATTTTCCTTACAGGCAGGAGAGAAAGCCACCTGTAATTTGTTATTGTATCCGAAGGGAGAAGAAAAAGCGCATAGAATTCCTATGCAGAGAAACAAGACATATCACACGGTTTATACTGTGGGAATCCATGGACTTGATTGGCAGGAATATGATTATAACTTTGAAATAGATGGAAAAGAAGAGACAGATCCTTATGCCAGACGAATTATTGGAAGAGAAGTGTGGGCAGAGGAAGAACGAAGACCAGAGGAAGAAAAAAAAGAGAACTTTGTTCCGGAAAAAATAAAAAGACAACGTGAGCAGTTAAAAAGGCAGAAACAGAAAAAAATAAAAAGTGGATTTTATTTTTCAAATTATAACTGGAAAAACGATAAAAATCCAGAGATAAAGAAAGAAGATATGGTGATTTATAAGCTGCATGCCAGAGGATTTACCATGGGGATGAAAACAGAGAATTCCCAGAAGGGGACCTTTGGGATGATAGAGAGAAAACTTAATTATCTAAAGGATTTAGGTGTTACCAGTTTATTGTTTCTTCCGGTATATGAATTTGAAGAATTTTTGCAGTTGGATAAGAGTAAAAGGGAGGAACATCCGGCAAATCTGGTGAATTACTGGGGGTATACGGCAGGAAGTTATTTTGCACCGAAAGCATCGTATCTTGGAAAAGAAAATGGTCCTGATGCGTTGAAGAGATTAATCTACAAGATGCATCAGATGGATATGGAATTTATGGCAGAATTCTATTTTGATAAAAAAATAAATCCATATTTAATTATAGAAGTTATACGTTATTGGAAGCGGGAATATCATGTAGATGGATTTCGAATAATTAGCAGTTATCCGGTTGCAGAGTTGCTGGCGCAGGATGCTCTGCTTAGTGGATGCAAGTTGTTTTATGAGGGATTTTCAGAAGAATTAGCATCCTCCCAGTCGCGATTAGGACCAGAACTATTTTCTTATAATGATGCATTTATGTATCCGGTACGGCGACTTTTGAATCACCAAGGTGGAAATATCTATGAGTTTTCCTGTCAGATGAAACGTCAGCAGGAACATCAGGGATTTGTCAACTTTGTGGCGGAGAATAACGGTTTTACGTTGTGGGATGTATTTTCTTATGGAAGAAAGCATAATGAAGAGAACCTGGAAGAAAACCGGGATGGAAGTGATTGGAATTATAGTAGCAATAGTGGACAGGAAGGAATTGTAAAAAAGAGAGAAATTATCCGATTACGGGAACAAAAGGTGCGAAATGCATTAGCAGCAACAGTGTTTTCACAGGGAATACCACTTATCTGGATGGGGGATGAGTGTGAAAATACTCAGAATGGTAATAATAATGCATATTGTCAGGATAATGAAGTGGGCTGGAAGGATTGGAAGAATACAAAATCCAGCAGAGAAATGATTGCGTATCTCAAGACAATTTTGGAGTTGCGAAAAAATTATCCGGTGCTTCGGAGTCCTAATCCTTATCAAATGATGGACTATGAAAAAAAAGGATATCCGGATCTTTCCTATCATAGTGAAGATGGATGGCAGATTGATTTCGAACGAAATCGCGGATTTATAGGCATGTTTTATTGTGGCGTTTATGCTGGTGAGGAACATTTGTATGTTGCATATAATTTTCAGAATGAACCACAGAAAATGGCTTTGCCAAGAGAAATTTCGTGGGAGATTATATTTGGTACCGGAAGAGAAGAAAGTGAGAAGAAAATTGTCACAGGAGAAGTTGTGGCAGAAGCAAATACCATTCTGCTATTGAGAGGACGAGAAAAGTCAAGAAAGGAAAGAATAGAAAAGAATGGAAAAAAGCGGAATCGGAATTAA
- a CDS encoding TraX family protein, protein MEKSGIGINSFVLKWIAIIAMLIDHVGAVLYPQYLIFRIIGRIAFPIFCFLLVEGAMHTSSIRRYEGRMLLFALLSELPFDLVFYEEITLEHQNVFFTLLIGLVMLDIMEQTKDSYFPFLAILGAIALAEILAVDYGAGGILLILCFYELYERKFLRQVAFVTMNILYFGVGVQAYAGLAAIPMLLYNGERGLGMKQFFYLFYPAHLLILYLIIRL, encoded by the coding sequence ATGGAAAAAAGCGGAATCGGAATTAATAGTTTTGTATTGAAATGGATTGCAATTATTGCAATGTTGATAGATCATGTTGGGGCAGTCTTATATCCACAGTATTTGATTTTTCGTATTATAGGAAGAATTGCATTTCCGATTTTCTGTTTTTTGTTAGTGGAAGGAGCAATGCATACCAGTAGTATTCGCAGATATGAGGGGCGAATGTTGCTGTTTGCTCTGCTATCGGAGTTACCTTTTGATTTGGTTTTTTATGAAGAAATAACATTAGAGCATCAGAATGTCTTTTTTACCCTTCTTATTGGCCTGGTCATGTTAGATATCATGGAACAAACCAAAGACAGTTATTTCCCCTTCCTAGCGATTCTGGGGGCTATTGCGCTGGCTGAAATATTGGCTGTAGATTATGGTGCAGGCGGAATTTTGCTTATTTTATGTTTTTATGAGTTATATGAGCGGAAATTCCTAAGACAAGTGGCCTTTGTTACAATGAATATTCTCTATTTTGGAGTAGGAGTTCAGGCATATGCAGGTCTGGCGGCAATTCCAATGTTGTTATATAATGGAGAACGTGGACTGGGAATGAAACAATTCTTTTATCTTTTTTATCCTGCTCATTTATTAATTTTATATTTAATTATTAGATTATAG
- a CDS encoding DUF5662 family protein has protein sequence MKVWQHFKTINHHKYLVMKGCFRVGLYKQGLLHDMSKYTPTEFLVGCKYYQGTASPNNREREERGCSSAWLHHKGRNKHHLEYWIDYGVGTDKAMVGMKMPLKYVVEMFIDRVAASKNYQKEKYTDESPWNYYAHGKGHYMIHPDTQALLEKLLRMLAEEGEEKTFSYIKNVLLKQKDY, from the coding sequence ATGAAGGTCTGGCAGCATTTTAAGACAATCAATCATCATAAGTATCTAGTTATGAAAGGATGCTTTCGGGTGGGGCTTTATAAACAGGGACTATTGCACGATATGTCAAAATATACGCCCACAGAGTTTTTAGTAGGGTGCAAATATTATCAGGGAACAGCCAGTCCAAATAATCGAGAAAGGGAAGAACGAGGCTGTTCCAGCGCATGGTTGCACCATAAAGGAAGAAATAAGCATCATTTAGAGTATTGGATTGATTATGGTGTGGGAACAGACAAAGCCATGGTGGGAATGAAGATGCCTTTAAAATATGTGGTGGAGATGTTCATTGACCGAGTAGCAGCATCTAAAAATTATCAGAAAGAAAAGTATACGGATGAAAGTCCGTGGAACTATTATGCTCATGGTAAAGGACATTATATGATACATCCGGATACGCAAGCGCTGTTAGAAAAACTTCTGCGGATGCTAGCAGAAGAGGGGGAAGAAAAAACCTTTTCTTATATTAAGAATGTTTTGTTGAAACAAAAAGACTATTAA
- a CDS encoding DUF4250 domain-containing protein: MNQIPKDPVILLSYINTQLRDFYPSLEELGKSLNISLPELTDTLASIDYCYDSETNQFI, from the coding sequence ATGAATCAGATACCAAAAGACCCTGTTATTCTACTAAGCTACATCAACACACAACTGCGTGACTTTTATCCATCTCTGGAAGAACTCGGAAAGAGTCTTAATATCTCTCTTCCCGAATTAACAGACACTCTGGCATCTATCGACTACTGCTATGATTCAGAGACAAATCAATTTATATAA
- the sigK gene encoding RNA polymerase sporulation sigma factor SigK, whose translation MKTFLMPLNAEEETYYLKKMKEGDLEAKYTLIERNLRLVAHIAKKYQNSEEDMEDLISIGTIGLIKAVSTFNHERGNRLATYAARCIDNELLMYFRGKKKTSREVSLYEPIGTDKEGNQINLMDVVESQERDIFETIELKGNSKRIYEMIPNVLGSREQKIIEMRYGLYNKKPVTQREIADKMGISRSYVSRIEKRALEKLRACFEE comes from the coding sequence TTGAAAACTTTTTTAATGCCATTAAATGCAGAGGAAGAAACATATTATTTGAAAAAAATGAAAGAGGGCGACCTTGAAGCTAAATATACTCTGATTGAACGAAATTTGAGATTGGTAGCACATATCGCCAAAAAATATCAGAATTCAGAGGAAGATATGGAGGATTTGATTTCCATAGGGACGATTGGATTGATTAAGGCAGTATCTACTTTTAATCATGAGAGAGGAAACCGCCTGGCAACCTATGCAGCAAGGTGTATTGACAATGAATTATTGATGTATTTTCGCGGGAAAAAGAAAACTTCAAGAGAAGTATCCTTGTATGAACCCATAGGAACGGATAAAGAGGGAAATCAGATTAATCTTATGGATGTGGTGGAAAGCCAAGAACGTGACATTTTTGAAACAATTGAATTAAAAGGGAACAGCAAGAGGATTTATGAGATGATACCAAATGTGTTGGGAAGTCGGGAACAAAAGATTATCGAAATGCGTTATGGACTATACAATAAGAAACCGGTGACACAGAGAGAGATTGCGGATAAGATGGGAATTTCACGTTCCTATGTGAGTAGAATTGAAAAACGGGCATTGGAGAAACTAAGAGCCTGTTTTGAAGAGTGA
- a CDS encoding YifB family Mg chelatase-like AAA ATPase: protein MYSIVSTASISGIESVLVQVEADVCDGMPVFEMVGELSTEVRESKERIRAAIRNAGIRLAPKRITINLYPADLRKSGTGFDLPIALSVLAAYGYISAECLEETVFAGEVSLNGDIHPIDGVLPMAMAAKKSGKKRICIPEANAKEAAMVGSVEILPAKNLSQVITMLHNPDNFKMAYNIEETHSVKTEREYDFQKIRGQKVLKRVCEIAAAGRHNLLMLGPPGGGKTAAARAIPGILPQLAEEEALELARIYSVSGLFGKREKKLRERPFCHPHHTISVAGMAGGGKIPKPGEISLAHNGVLFLDEMTEFQRATLEVLRQPLEEGRIHLVRNNGTYSYPADIMLVAAMNPCNCGYYPDRNKCTCTPAMIRRHLQKISRPLLDRIDLCVEVQKPRIQELTGRTKEESSYEISLRVEEVQRIQNLRYSESSIRYNSRIPAEQIEYFCPMHQEAKDMLAEAFETMELSVRGYYKVIRVARTIADLEGKERIASQHIAESLMYRNIDGRGWIGSDV, encoded by the coding sequence GTGTATAGTATTGTATCTACCGCAAGTATAAGCGGAATTGAAAGTGTTTTAGTACAGGTGGAAGCTGACGTATGTGATGGCATGCCTGTGTTTGAAATGGTAGGTGAACTTTCTACAGAAGTAAGAGAATCCAAAGAGCGGATTCGTGCAGCAATCCGTAATGCAGGAATTAGGTTGGCACCAAAGCGGATTACCATAAATCTGTATCCGGCAGATTTGAGAAAAAGTGGTACTGGATTTGATTTGCCTATTGCACTTTCTGTATTAGCAGCTTATGGATATATTTCGGCAGAATGTTTAGAAGAAACGGTATTTGCCGGAGAAGTTAGCCTGAATGGTGATATACACCCGATTGATGGGGTTTTGCCTATGGCAATGGCAGCGAAAAAATCCGGTAAAAAGAGAATTTGTATTCCGGAGGCAAATGCAAAAGAAGCAGCTATGGTAGGAAGTGTTGAGATATTACCGGCAAAGAATCTTAGCCAGGTCATTACAATGTTGCATAATCCGGATAATTTTAAAATGGCATATAATATAGAAGAAACGCATTCTGTGAAAACAGAAAGAGAATACGATTTTCAAAAAATACGCGGACAAAAAGTGTTAAAGAGAGTGTGTGAAATTGCCGCAGCAGGGAGACATAATCTTCTGATGCTTGGACCGCCTGGTGGTGGAAAAACAGCTGCGGCAAGAGCTATTCCAGGAATTTTGCCACAGCTCGCAGAGGAAGAGGCATTAGAACTTGCTAGAATCTACAGTGTCAGTGGATTATTCGGAAAGAGGGAGAAAAAATTAAGAGAAAGACCTTTTTGCCATCCGCACCATACCATAAGTGTGGCGGGAATGGCAGGTGGCGGAAAAATTCCCAAGCCGGGAGAAATCAGTCTTGCACACAACGGAGTATTATTTTTAGATGAAATGACAGAGTTTCAAAGAGCAACGCTTGAGGTATTACGTCAGCCATTAGAAGAAGGAAGGATACATCTGGTGCGAAATAATGGGACATACTCTTATCCGGCGGATATTATGCTGGTAGCGGCAATGAATCCCTGCAACTGCGGATATTATCCTGATCGAAATAAATGTACCTGTACACCTGCCATGATACGTCGACATTTGCAGAAAATCAGTCGTCCGCTTTTAGATCGAATTGATTTGTGTGTAGAAGTGCAAAAGCCAAGAATACAGGAACTGACTGGAAGAACAAAAGAAGAGTCCTCTTATGAAATCAGTTTACGTGTAGAAGAAGTGCAAAGAATCCAGAATCTACGGTATTCAGAAAGTAGTATTCGCTATAACAGCAGAATTCCGGCAGAGCAGATAGAGTATTTTTGCCCAATGCATCAGGAAGCAAAGGATATGTTAGCAGAAGCATTTGAAACTATGGAATTAAGTGTCAGAGGTTATTATAAAGTAATACGGGTAGCCAGAACGATAGCAGATTTAGAAGGAAAAGAGCGAATAGCTAGTCAGCACATTGCTGAAAGTCTTATGTATAGAAATATTGATGGAAGGGGATGGATAGGCAGTGATGTATAA
- the dprA gene encoding DNA-processing protein DprA: MYKRWLGGIFGISATKKIALEEQVGDAKGIYDMDKSTLEKISFLTEKECDILVESKQKNLRKEWEEQERKGISFVSFWENGYPKRLKNIYQAPYGLYYHGKLPEEEKGAVALVGARNCSEYGRTVAKRIGYLMAEREIEVISGMASGIDGAAQWGALKAQGATYGILGCGVDVCYPKQNQSLYEKIPEKGGVISEYPPETMPRPAFFPSRNRIISGMADAVIIVEARKKSGSLITADFALEQGKEIYAVPGRIGDKLSEGTNRLIQQGAAIFTGEEEMLREMNMLTDKETVFSKKTGKALEKLERLVYSCVDLTPRSLEELMRNTGLSLGEIIRILNILREKGYISEVYKNYFIRTDI; encoded by the coding sequence ATGTATAAAAGATGGCTAGGAGGAATTTTCGGGATATCTGCAACGAAGAAAATTGCCTTGGAGGAGCAAGTAGGAGATGCAAAGGGGATATATGATATGGATAAAAGCACACTTGAAAAAATATCTTTTCTGACAGAAAAAGAGTGCGACATATTAGTGGAAAGCAAACAGAAAAATCTCCGGAAAGAATGGGAAGAACAGGAAAGGAAGGGGATTTCCTTTGTTTCTTTTTGGGAAAATGGATATCCTAAGAGGTTGAAAAATATATATCAGGCACCCTATGGTCTTTATTATCATGGAAAATTGCCAGAGGAAGAGAAGGGAGCAGTGGCATTAGTGGGGGCACGCAACTGTTCGGAGTATGGAAGAACAGTTGCCAAAAGAATAGGATATCTTATGGCAGAACGGGAGATAGAGGTGATTAGTGGAATGGCATCCGGAATTGATGGAGCGGCCCAATGGGGGGCACTGAAAGCGCAAGGAGCAACTTATGGTATTTTAGGATGTGGTGTCGATGTCTGCTATCCGAAGCAAAATCAAAGTTTGTACGAAAAAATACCCGAAAAAGGCGGGGTTATCAGCGAATATCCACCGGAAACTATGCCAAGACCTGCTTTTTTTCCAAGTAGAAATCGAATTATTAGCGGAATGGCCGATGCTGTTATTATAGTAGAGGCAAGAAAAAAGAGTGGCTCTTTGATTACCGCAGATTTTGCATTAGAACAGGGAAAAGAAATATATGCGGTTCCAGGAAGGATAGGAGACAAGTTAAGTGAAGGTACAAACCGCCTGATTCAGCAAGGCGCTGCGATTTTTACGGGGGAAGAAGAAATGCTGCGGGAAATGAATATGCTGACAGACAAAGAGACCGTTTTTTCAAAAAAAACAGGAAAGGCACTTGAAAAATTAGAAAGGTTGGTGTATAGTTGTGTGGATTTAACCCCGAGAAGTTTAGAAGAGTTAATGAGAAATACAGGTCTTTCTCTGGGAGAAATAATAAGAATTCTCAATATATTAAGGGAAAAAGGCTATATTTCAGAAGTATATAAGAATTATTTTATTCGTACGGATATATAG